The segment TCTGAGACGCCATCCAAAAGAGAGAGACTTAAGTATGTTTTTACCTCCTGATGTATGGTATTTATTAATCTTTTCCCCCGTTCTTCAACAACTTCAAGCGGTGTCAGGATTATTTTTAAAGTGGGGATTTCTTTTAAAGCGACATCTTCATCGAGATAGAGCCTTAATGTTGCTTCCAATGCAGCAATGGTTAATTTCCCTACACGGAGAGCACGGGTTAAAGGATTCTTTCTCAGAAGGTCGATCCATTTCTTCTTTCCTGCAATAATGCCTCCCTGCGGCCCTCCGAGCAGTTTATCCGTACTGAACGTAACGATGTCTGCTCCTGACTGTATAGCCTCCTGTACGGTTGGTTCGTACGGCAATCCGAATCTTTGAAGATCGATCAGCAATCCGCTTCCAAGGTCATATGCAACGGGAATATTATGCATCCGGCCTAAAGAGACAAGGTCTTTTAAATCTACAGATTCGGTAAATCCGATAATTTTAAAATTACTTTGATGTACTTTAAGAATAAGTCCCGTACGTTCTGTAATTGCATTGCTGTAATCGCTGAGATATGTCTTGTTGGTGGTACCGACTTCAACAAGAATGGCCCCGCTTTTGGACATCACATCAGGCATGCGAAACGACCCACCGATCTCAACAAGCTGAGACCGTGAGATAATAACCTCCCTGCCTTTTGCGATAGTATCCAGCGTTAAAAGAACGGCTGCGGCGTTGTTATTAACCACCAGTGCCGATTCCGCTCCGGTGATCATACAGATTAACTTTTCGATACTATGGTACCGGGATCCCCTCCGCCCGGTAAACCGTTCGATCTCAAGGGTACAATAACCGCGCAAAACGCTCTCTAATTGTTTTGCGGCCTCACTGGCGAGAGGCGCCCTTCCAAGCCCTGTGTGAAGTATAATACCTGTTGCATTAATAGCATATTCAATGCCATATAATTTTTGCTGAAGGGATTGCTGGATTACCTGAGACAATTTTTGTGGCGTTAGGTCAAGAGGTTGTAATTTAGTAATATCTCTTGCCTCTGTTTTATTGACTAGCGATTGACGAATATTATCTAATACCTCTCTTATTGCATCAATCACAGGCTGTCTGGGATAAATATCCAACAGGTGAGATATTTCGGGTGATCCGAGGAGTTTGCTAACGGACGGGATTCTTCTGAATATGTCCTGATGCATTGTATTAATATAAATTTAATGTATAGGAGGAATTTCAAACTGTGTTATACCATGTCAGACAACCCCCTCAATCCCCTTTGGT is part of the Candidatus Jettenia sp. AMX2 genome and harbors:
- the selA gene encoding L-seryl-tRNA(Sec) selenium transferase is translated as MHQDIFRRIPSVSKLLGSPEISHLLDIYPRQPVIDAIREVLDNIRQSLVNKTEARDITKLQPLDLTPQKLSQVIQQSLQQKLYGIEYAINATGIILHTGLGRAPLASEAAKQLESVLRGYCTLEIERFTGRRGSRYHSIEKLICMITGAESALVVNNNAAAVLLTLDTIAKGREVIISRSQLVEIGGSFRMPDVMSKSGAILVEVGTTNKTYLSDYSNAITERTGLILKVHQSNFKIIGFTESVDLKDLVSLGRMHNIPVAYDLGSGLLIDLQRFGLPYEPTVQEAIQSGADIVTFSTDKLLGGPQGGIIAGKKKWIDLLRKNPLTRALRVGKLTIAALEATLRLYLDEDVALKEIPTLKIILTPLEVVEERGKRLINTIHQEVKTYLSLSLLDGVSELGGGTFPGEVIPSKLVSLRSERMHAEELASHLRKNTPPVFSRIEKDCVLLDMRTVQDAEIITIARSLEKIYLLL